One segment of Salvia splendens isolate huo1 chromosome 20, SspV2, whole genome shotgun sequence DNA contains the following:
- the LOC121780698 gene encoding replication protein A 70 kDa DNA-binding subunit E-like has protein sequence MDSVKLTQGAIAFMTSDAADADKSNFKPVLQVVSVRLVNTQNQTAERYRVLLSDGDFTQQGMLATQRNELVKSNYLQNGSVVRLTQFVCNVVQNRKIIIIIDLDVIVGKCDQIGQPNQYPVNGDGPVPAPGPAVTRPFAPSQLMNQPAFPAESSFSISSPMPPVGAGPAGAQFQQSGEEYNAGTHSYGSSFPSNMNPGRYSPPNAAQVFPRPEPGSAYPKPDAGPGIPRAQFNNYACPPSSLHQQPSPIYSNRGPIAKNEAPSRIIPIAALNPYQGRWTIKARVTAKSELRLYSNPRGDGKVFSFDLLDSDGGEIRVTCFNAVADQFYQQIEPGRVYLISKGTLKPAQKAFNHLRNDHEIMLDSTSTVQPCHEDDRAIPKQQFHFRPISDIEGLDNNSILDLIAIVSSINPPSSIMRKNGTETQKRTLQLKDMSGRSVELTLWGNFCNAEGQKLQSMCDSGLFPVLAVKSGRVNDFNGKSVGTISSTQLFIEPDFPEVQKLKTWFDSNGKDTPAISLSKESGPARVDVRKTISQIKDEKLGTSEKPDWITVSASIVFIKVDNFCYTACPVMIGDRQCNKKVTNNGDGKWRCERCDQSVDECDYRYILQMQIQDHTGLTYVTAFQETGEEIMGRSAKELYYMKYEEQDDDKFSELVHDVLFTKFIFKLKVKEEVFSDEQRVKSTVVRADKVNYPTETKYLLDLVSKLKDDDLGSLPPKSEGMSAVSGLTSGGFGGSRQPETVAAMNYSGVTSNVARDGGASMSQYGNQYGGSRYPSTGSTGMYTSCGSCGGSGHSSANCPSLMTGAGQSYGTGPTGFSNRATPGAGGGGGGASGDCFKCHQPGHWAKDCPNVGNVPPAYGGNNANPDCFKCHQPGHWAKDCPGVSNVRPAYGSNNANSGRYGMASKQYVGG, from the exons ATGGATTCGGTCAAATTGACGCAAGGCGCAATAGCTTTCATGACCAGCGACGCCGCCGACGCCGACAAGTCCAACTTCAAGCCGGTGCTGCAGGTCGTCAGTGTGCGCCTCGTCAATACGCAGAATCAGACCGCAGAGCGCTACCGCGTCCTTCTCTCCGATGGCGATTTCACTCAGCAAGGAATGCTGGCCACCCAGCGCAATGAATTGGTGAAATCCAATTATCTGCAGAATGGATCTGTTGTTAGGTTGACGCAGTTCGTCTGCAACGTTGTCCAGAATCGCAA GATTATTATCATCATTGATCTAGATGTGATAGTTGGAAAATGTGATCAGATTGGTCAACCAAATCAGTATCCAGTGAATGGTGATGGTCCTGTCCCTGCCCCTGGCCCTGCTGTAACCAGACCATTTGCACCAAGTCAGCTGATGAATCAGCCAGCTTTCCCTGCCGAGTCATCATTTAGCATTTCCTCTCCAATGCCACCTGTGGGTGCTGGTCCTGCTGGAGCCCAATTTCAACAGTCAGGGGAAGAGTACAATGCTGGCACACATTCTTATGGTAGTTCTTTTCCTAGCAATATGAATCCGGGTAGATATAGCCCTCCAAATGCGGCGCAAGTATTTCCCAGACCTGAACCTGGTTCAGCCTATCCCAAACCTGATGCTGGTCCCGGCATTCCACGAGCTCAGTTTAACAATTATGCCTGCCCGCCTAGTTCATTGCATCAGCAGCCGTCTCCAATCTATTCAAATAGAGGTCCAATTGCCAAAAATGAAGCTCCTTCAAGAATAATACCAATTGCAGCATTGAATCCGTATCAAGGCAGGTGGACAATTAAGGCCAGAGTGACAGCAAAAAGTGAACTCAGGCTGTACAGCAATCCTCGAGGTGATGGAAAAGTGTTCTCGTTCGATCTGCTTGATTCTGATGGTGGAGAAATAAGGGTCACTTGCTTCAATGCTGTTGCGGATCAATTTTATCAACAAATTGAGCCTGGTAGGGTTTATTTGATCTCCAAAGGAACGCTGAAACCTGCACAGAAAGCATTTAACCACCTACGCAATGATCATGAGATAATGCTGGATAGTACATCAACTGTGCAACCTTGTCATGAAGATGATAGGGCCATCCCAAAGCAGCAATTTCATTTCCGCCCCATAAGTGATATTGAAGGTCTGGACAACAACAGTATTTTGGATTTGATTGCTATTGTTTCTTCAATCAATCCACCCAGCTCTATAATGAGGAAAAATGGTACTGAAACTCAAAAAAGAACTCTCCAATTGAAGGATATGTCTGGGAGAAGTGTTGAGTTGACTTTGTGGGGAAACTTCTGCAACGCTGAAGGACAAAAGCTACAATCCATGTGCGATTCTGGCCTTTTTCCTGTTTTGGCAGTGAAATCTGGTAGGGTTAATGATTTCAATGGGAAATCTGTGGGCACCATATCCAGTACTCAGTTGTTTATAGAGCCTGATTTTCCCGAGGTTCAGAAACTTAAAACTTGGTTCGATAGCAATGGTAAGGACACACCTGCTATATCTCTTTCAAAGGAATCAGGCCCAGCCCGTGTGGATGTACGCAAAACCATATCTCAGATCAAAGATGAAAAGTTAGGGACCTCTGAGAAGCCAGATTGGATCACAGTATCTGCCTCAATAGTATTCATAAAAGTTGATAACTTTTGTTATACTGCATGTCCAGTCATGATTGGAGATCGACAGTGCAACAAAAAGGTTACTAACAATGGAGATGGGAAATGGCGTTGTGAGAGATGTGACCAGTCAGTTGATGAGTGTGATTATAGGTATATCCTCCAGATGCAAATCCAGGATCACACTGGCTTAACATATGTGACTGCATTTCAGGAGACCGGAGAGGAGATAATGGGTAGATCTGCCAAAGAGCTGTACTACATGAAATATGAAGAACAAGATGATGATAAATTCTCTGAGCTGGTGCATGATGtcctttttacaaaatttatctTTAAACTGAAAGTGAAAGAAGAGGTTTTCAGCGATGAACAGCGGGTTAAGTCAACAGTTGTCAGAGCAGATAAGGTTAACTACCCAACAGAGACCAAGTATCTGCTTGATTTGGTGTCTAAATTAAAAGATGATGACTTAGGTTCACTACCTCCTAAGAGTGAAGGTATGTCAGCAGTATCCGGGCTGACTAGTGGTGGATTTGGTGGAAGCAGACAACCTGAAACTGTTGCAGCTATGAATTACAGTGGAGTTACTAGCAATGTGGCTAGAGACGGTGGTGCAAGTATGAGTCAATATGGTAACCAGTATGGTGGCTCGAGATATCCTTCAACCGGTTCGACTGGAATGTATACAAGTTGTGGTAGCTGTGGTGGCTCCGGGCATAGCTCTGCAAATTGCCCAAGCCTAATGACTGGTGCTGGACAATCATATGGAACTGGGCCAACTGGCTTTAGCAATAGGGCGACGCCTggggctggtggtggtggtggtggtgcatcTGGAGACTGCTTTAAATGCCATCAACCTGGGCACTGGGCAAAGGACTGCCCTAATGTTGGCAATGTTCCTCCTGCTTATGGGGGCAATAATGCCAATCCTGACTGCTTTAAATGCCATCAACCTGGGCACTGGGCGAAGGACTGCCCCGGTGTTAGCAATGTTCGTCCTGCTTATGGGAGCAATAATGCTAATTCCGGGAGATACGGAATGGCATCGAAGCAGTATGTGGGGGGGTGA